Below is a window of Pleurodeles waltl isolate 20211129_DDA chromosome 4_1, aPleWal1.hap1.20221129, whole genome shotgun sequence DNA.
CAGATAATCAGTGCTAACTACAGTGGGGGTGATCAGATTGCTCAAACTGTACATTGAGAGACACCCGAGCCGATGGTTGAAACTATCCCCACTTTTGCACCCACCCGAGCAGGTGAATTACTGCCAGAATACACATTTAGGTTGGTATAATATAAAAAGCTGTGCCAGACAGTTCCCTCAATATGGCCGAGACAAAGGGCACCAAAAAGAACTAGGTCCAGTTCTCACTTCTCCAGTCAGTCTCCTCGCCTAGCTAGTGCCAAGAGGGGGTCGGAAACACACTCACCGAAGTTGTTGTCACAGAAGGACTCCAGCACTAGTTTCTGCGAAACCACGTCTTCGAGCGCAGGGCACCCCTGGCAGGTGGGCTTTGGAAACTCTGCAAGGAAAAAGGCAAACGCCACAGGTTATTTTAGAGGCCTGGCACAGGCAAGTAAGTGGGTAGGGCGCTCAGGGTATGACAGCGGGCATGGGGTTGTACAAGACGCTTTGATGGTTGTACTACTGGAGGAATATCATGATAGCTTAACATCGATTAAAGGTATGGATTTGCTGTTTTAACTCACATTTACGTACATTGAAGTTATATATACCTTCAAGGTACATAGGTGTGGAGTTGGGTGTGGAGCGTGTATTCACACTTTAGCTCTTTTGTCTACGATATTAAGGTGGTGCCACGATGTTTCCTACTCGGTAGTCAAGGTACACTCCCTTTTCATGTGAGGGTTGCAGGCATAGGACGTGAGGCACTTACTCTGGGGTATCTCTGGAGGCACGGGGATGGGCGACGCAGTGACAGGAAACATACCAACAATTACAAAGATGGGCGATGGGCTACAGGCACAGCTTGGGGTGAAGCAGGGGTATCGGCATAGGGAAGGGTGTCGCCTACCTCtgtagatgtactggtcctccttgCTGATAGATGCCAGACACATGCCCTCACCCGCCGGGAAGCGGTCGCAGTCCAGGCTCTCAGGCCAGCTCTGGCCATGGCAGGCCAGCACGGGGGCGCAGCTGGCCCGCACGGCCACGCACATGCTGCGGCAGGGCTGGATGAACCTGcaatgagagagagacacacagatgTCAACTTCTGAATGACACAATCAAACAAGGCTCTTGTCGGGCTCACCTAGCCACAAATATAACGTTGTTCCCAGATTCCCCACCTCACCACTTTGTATGATCATGGCCAAatacatttgttttgctttttgctgtCGTGTGCTCAAAACGAGGAGAGACTATATTCGAATCAGTTTGCACTGTCACCTACACAAATGGATGCATTCTTGCATTTCATCGTCGGATGTTAAACTGTGAAACTTACTAAATTTGTGCATTTGTGTATCACCTGTGTTGTGCGACCAAATGAAATATATCATCTTTAATTCAGTATTTCGCCCGTTTAATATTTGTGATATAAAAAGCGGCAAATATTTTAACTATAAACTGAATTACAAAATCTATTTGCCTAGACGCAAGCGTTGAGACAATTGTGTGTAAGCTGTGCGCTGCTGCAATGTCATGAGAAGAATAACATTCCCTAAGAAGTCTCAACTTTCACATTTGAAACGTGAATCAAATTTACTAGTACTCATTTCAGCTACATGTGAAAACAGTCAAAAAATAATTTTGACACACAATTGCGCTGGTACAAAAGTCTATTCGTGTACCTTCATATGCAAAATCATTTGAAGTATACGGCCATAAAACCCGCGTGAGCGTATATAATATCCCGTATGAACATACTGCCTAAGCATACACACGCATGTATCCCATTCGAGAATCAAAAAATAAACATCAGAATATTGCAGGCCTGCACTCTCTAGCCAGCACCAGTTGCAACCTAAGGCCAGCTAATTTAGGTTCTAGAATGGCTTAACAATCGTCGATAGTAGCCCAACTTTCCTTTGATCTAGTTATGACAGGATTAAAACGTTACATAAATGCCTCAAATGTACATATGTCCTAAACTTAGATTCGTTTTTGATGCCAGAAGTAAAATCTAATGCCCAATTAACTTGCTTTGGTTTTTACCCTGTGGAAACCTTTATATTGTATACAATGCGTCTGCCAGAGCAGATACCTATTGAATGCCCACTGTGTGCAGATCAGTATGAAACTGCAGTTGAGGAAAGGCTGCAAGTGGTTCCTCAAGTTGAATTTTAATATAATCATAGCATCTTCCTGTGGGCTATTTTGCATGGTCCTGCGCAGATTACTGCATCCTCTTTTCTCTCAGATCTCCCAAGTCCTAAAGGTTAAGGGTGCCTATAATGAGACCATCATACGACTCTCTTTAAAACGGGCAGGCAGAAGGGCAGGACAGGTTGCCGCTGCAATGGAGGTGTGCCCTCACCAACAGACACTTGAACTGCGCACACTTACGTGTCCAGGCAGACGGGTGCGAAGAGGGAGCAGAGGAAGGACCGCGCGTGCGGGTGGCATCCTGTGTGGAGCAGGGGCAGCCACTGGGCGCTGCTGGGCACCACCTCAGCCATCGTGGTCTGCCCCAGCAGGTTGGGCAGGCGCATCTCCGAGTAGCCGACGTCCTGGCAGAGGCCCATGGCGGCGGGCACGGGTACGCACTTGGTGGAGAGCTGGATGTCGAAGGCCGCGCCGAGCGCGAACAGCTGCAGCACACAGCCGTAGAGGACGAGTGGCGCGCGGTAGGCGGGGGCCATGTTCCTGCTGGTAGTTGCGGGGGGACGTGCTCCGGGTGCTTGGCAACGAAGCGCGCGACGCTGCAATGAGCCTCCTGCTTGTCGACCGCCTGTTTATAAGGCCGCGCGCGCCCCCTGCAGGCTTCCGCTTATCGGCGGACGATCAGGGCACTTGGGCCCGCGCGGGCTCCTGTGGCGACTGTGAGGCAGACTGCGGCCTCCCCCTGCCCACACGCCCACCTCCCCCAGTGCGCCCCACAGTCGGCTCATGCTATTAGAGGAAAAGTGACAAATTGCCTTCTTTGTGCGGTGGAGGGGCGCCCCCGGCAGACTGGCTGTCTCCGGGGCCCGGCGGCCTGCTTTGTACTCCCGCCTCGGCTGATTTGACGACAACACGACAACGCAGCTTATCCAGTGAAAATGTTTTGCTTCGGCTAATGGGGACTTGTCTTCTCTTCCCCTTGTTTACAGTGTTGTGTGGGCACTTTCATTGTAAAATGGGGTCACTATTAGTAAGGAGACAGCGCTGCCAGCACTGTCTGGGTCCTGAGGAATAATCTTTTGCAGGTGGCCGATATCCACGCCGTGGCTACTGTCTCAACACCAACGACCACTTGCTCTGTTCAGCATTTGCCTTTTGCACTCATTGGTCAAGAAAACCCAAGGACCCAAATGTTATTACTGTAACTTTTAACTAGCACGCTTCAAAAGTTTTGTATTTGCAGTAGGCCCTCAGGAAAATACAATATTTATTTGCCATCATAAGCCTGGCATGATTTAATTCAGTGGGTTTTGCAGACATACAGACATTCGGGAACATAAAAAAAGGGAATTTTGCAGAGGAAAGAGCTGGTGGTGATGCAGTTTATTCCTGGGCTTATTATTTTATACAGAATGTCATGCATTGCTTTTTTGATTATTTTGCAATCTACTAGGAAGATATTTGCCTCTGAATATCTTGTATGGCCTTGCATACCGCTTGATGACAGCCTCTCCATCTCAAAATGTTCGAAACTTGCACGGTGCACACAATTTATGAAAATACTTTTTAAACCCGAGACCCGCACACGCAAAACGACATATTCAAGTAGCTACACTAATCCTCTGACCGgtctaaatatatttttgcttttttaaagtaTGTTATGTTAAAAGCTGGCTTTTTATCTGTTCTCCGAGTATCCATTTCACAAACTTTTTATCGACAAGTCTGACTTCTTGATAATTAAGGAGTAAATTATTTGAGAACGGGGCTGAGCTGTTAACGTGGTACCAAGTGCACAGACACTAGGGTACATAGTCCCGAGGCCCACATGAATCCTGATAATCATTGTATTTCACTATCCAGCCAGAGGTCAGTGACCCTGCACTAGGATCCAGGAAGACGATACCACACACACTTTCCGATTCTTTAACAAAATGCAAGAAAGTCGCAACTATTTGTAATGATTGTGTGTGTGCGCGCGAGCGAGCgcgcactctctctctcacacacacacacgtaaaggTTGTTGTGTCATTTACACTCTTTACAGCACAAGgcatgggtcagccctcttcacccaTTGACCAACTTACGGACGGCATTCTTCCCTTTTACAAGGAAGGCACCCACACACAACAAAGTGTTTGcttgttttgtgtgtgtctgtgtgtgtttttaaagATGAAGGTTGTCAGCTTCCACGGCAATACATCTTTAAAGGACccataataaaacaaatttgggcAAAGCCGGAAGGATTGCCATTGCTTGTCAATGTGATTATGAAGCGGAGGCTATTTTGCTCTGCTTCACCACTCATCTACTACATTTTGTTTGTCGCCTTACTGGGCCATCTGGTTTACAGCCTGACCCGACTCCAAAAGTGTCTGAATGTTTAATCAAAGTTTTGATGCCTGCAGACCTAGGTTGAAATGTTCAGGTAGAGAGGCCTTTGGGAAATCCAGTAGCCACGTCTCTTAAAACCTGCATTGCTCCGGTCTCCAGGCCATGTTGCTGCCCATCTTAGGGTGGTTTACATCCGATGGACCCTAGGAGAGCTGCTCGCAGCCCATTTGTGAAGAAATGTAATATTTGATATATGCTACGCTTACATGGTTCATCCACGGGGCATAATGCCCCTCCTAAACTGGGGCGTGTATTCTcagtactatggggcatatttatactctggttgcgccggaattgcgtcgtttttttttacgcaaatctgacgcaaaactaactccatatttatactttggcgttagacccgtctagcgccaaagatcttggagtttgcatcattttttcacgtggacaccttccttgtgttaatgatatgcaaggtaagcgttcccatctaaaaaatgactccgaggcatgtgtgccgtatttacactcccaggcaaaaatgacgcccgggagtgggcgggtcaaaaaaaatgacgtccagccgcttttgcgtcattttttaacacctggtcagggcaggcattaagggacctgtgggctcggaaggagcccagaggtgccctcccatgcccccagggacaccccatgccacccttgcccaccccaggaggacgcccaaggatggagggacccatgccagggaacttaaggtaagttcaggtaagtttttttttttttgttttttttttgtggcataggggggcctgatttgtgcccccctacatgccactatgcccaatgaccatgcccaggggacagaagtcccctcggcatggccattgggcaagggggcatgactcctgtcattgctaagacaggagtcatgtcaatggagggtgggagtcaaaaaaaataaatggcgcaaatcgggttgaggcacattttttgcctcagaccgacttgccccatttttttacgcccaagctccattttcccctacgccggcgctgcctggtgtaagtcattttttttgacgcacaccaggcagttccgccggctaacgtcattccataaataaggagcccgcatcgcgctttggaatggcgttagccagctgtaaattttttgacgcacaactgcgttggcgcagttgtgcgccaaaaagtataaatacggccctatgtgtGGGCCGAAAGTAACACTGCAGCCCGCTCACAACTTTAAGCTTTGTAAGTTGTTTTTATGCACCAGGCTAGATAGTTTGATGCATGTATACAGAGCAGACAAAGGATCGCCTCAGCGCCCGCACAAATTTGGAGCTCCTTAAATAACAAACGCAAGCCCCTTAAATAACAAACGCAGAATTTACGCTGATCAGCAGTTCGCAGAGAAGCTACAAGCGCTGCACTACCCTTCTCGATTTCTTATGCTTAGCATTACGCACCACAGCCGCGGGTGTCTCTTTATCGGACCTTCACAAACAGGCGTGCGGCATCTCCCCGGGTGGAACGCCTGCCTACCACTGGCGCCTGTTTCACGTCACGGGAAGAGACGTTATCTGAAGATACTGGGTGGCAGGTAGACGGGCTTCCCGAGTCACACTTGCTCCGCAGACGCACAATCTGACCGTGGCCGCTTGTTCCCCTCCCTTCTTAGTCACCCAACTGTAAATTGGGAGAGGCAGCCAAGTGTCAAATGTGTGAATAATTTGATTGGCAACATGGTTCCAAGAGTGAATGGCGAGGATAGGCACCacaatgtatgtgttttttgttttgtctttcctTGTTGCCTAAACCTACGTTTATTTTTTTCAGTGGCCGGCCGTTTACATTCTGACGAGCGGAGACTCTTGAAATCACCCCTTGTGGTCAAGAGGGGAAGCCATGATTAGAAAGAACCAGGATTTTATAAGGGCATCATATGTATTGATGAGAAGGAGAAATATGCTCTCGCACTTGTGTTTTGGCTAGTTCTTGGTATCAAAGtgattgttatgttgtgttgttgtcAGTTTCACGTTACAAAGTGTGGCATCGACCTGTGTAGTGCTTTAGGTGGTCCGCGTGGCTCCGAACCTCACATCGAAGACTAGAGTCTGATTTGTTTTGAGATTGTGTTCTGGTCCGTTTCCCACTGGTGGATATGTACTACTCTTTGACCTTTTGGTGTATGGTTCTGGTGTGTGAGGCAGGAGTCCTTTCCACGTTGCTTGCTCCTCTTTTTGGTCAGTATTAGTTTGAGTTGTTTATTTAATCAGCAGAATTTTCctcgtttttttttttgcacctcgGCACATAGTCCGATACACAAAATGGACATATGCACACTGCCGTAAGCGCATTCGATGGAAACCTCTTGTTGTTCAAGTCAGATTTACAACTAGGGCTAAATCGTCACATACCCACTCCTTTGACGCATCGCGATTAAAAACAAACAGCCTTTGTTCAGAGCGCTTTTCTGTATGTGAAAATGTTATAAATCCAAACACGTACTTTCGGCGTGTGCCACGTTGGGTCGCTTAACGTGTGCTAGTCAAAATGCTTGTTAACCCCCAATACCGATTTGCCATAGACATAGCGACCGCTGTTTAGAGAACAGAGCATTTTTGTAAAATACATGGTCATCAGACGTAGAAAGCAGCCGGTTTAGCGTTACAAATACGATCATATCCGCTGGTATGTGAGCCTCAAATCACTGTGCAGTGGTAGGAAAACTCAAACACGGCCACCTTCGTGTCTCCCAAGTTGGCCCAGACAAAGGTCGTTAACGCGGTGACGTTTTGTGAAGTTAGCGTTAACCTTCACCCATGGACTGTTTTTGACAGTTACGTGACTCTATAaggcatataggcccatatttatacatttttagcgccgcatttgcgtcgttttttgacgcaaaatcggcgcaaactttaaaaatacagttgtattttgtaagtttgcgccgattttgcgtcaaaaacgacgcaaatacggcgctaaaaagtataaatacgggccataatttgatacttgttgaaactgttttatatttttactatCTGAAATTCTAGCAGGTTATGTCATTTTTAGCTGGTGCGCAAAAACGTGCAACTGCTTTAAAGTTGACATGGTTTATTAAAAGGTATAAATCAGAGTTTGACATGGCTATATGCAGACCGTGATACAGTGGCCGCCTCTGGTGAAGGCTGAAGGCGAGCCTGGTCCCAGCCGAGGTCCCATCCCTGTTACGTCTGGGTAGAGGACAAAGCCGGACCTGCACCCGTCTCCCGGCTTCATTCACAAGGCTGATGGCCGTTCGAGTGAAGCCCCTCAGTCATTAGCACCTGATTGTCAAGTTCACCAGACCAAGGCCAGTCCGAGCCGTTGAGTTTGCACACACCCTGTCTGGGGCCGTAACACACCCAGTCTGGGGCGTAACACACCCTTACTTCAAAAGCCCACCACACCCAACGCAGCATTGAACAAGACAAGCTCGTGTATATAAAGTCACTTAATTTTACCAAGCCGAAACTTGTATAAGGCAGATTGCATATGCTTGAGACTGATTCCATGAAAACAGAAATCATAACCTAATTTTGTATTCCCACATTGTCTAGCAGGAAATGAGACTGGGCACTTAGCGCAGAAACAGGACATATTGTATTTGAAGCTGGTAggccacacagcactgtgcacaacgTGAACAAATGTTGATTATTTATGAAACTATCAGGAAAAGCCAAGATTCCAAGGGTACACGAATAACACCATTACATAGTTTTGATGGCTATACATTTGTTTTCTTACCTGCAACTAGATCAAAAGTTAAATCATAGTTGGACTCCTTAGTATAGGCGGTGTTTTTCACAAAATATACATCTGTtctgctttttcacttttttaatattGATTCATAGATAAAGATATCTATCAACAGTATGTGTTACATGGCCAAAGCCATCACTGGTTCTCCCTTATTTTCCCAGGGAATGGACCAAACAAACGTGTCAGACCCGCATCCATCAATTCTctgtaatattttcattttttagatCGAAGGTGTCACATTATTTGATTGGCAACATGCTTCCGAGAGTGAGGGGGTGAGGATAAGCAgcacaatgtatgttttttttcttttactttgtgcCTTAAACTACGTTTATTTTGTTTCTGTGAGCGCCAGTTTACTTTGTGACAGGTGGAGACTCATAAAATCTCCCAATGTGGGAAAGAGGGGAAGCCATGTTTAGAAAGCACACGGATGAAATGATGAAGTTTCCACCTCGTATTCACTTCTCAAGCGTCCACATGTTATTTGGAAACAGGATCTGCCTTTTAGAAATTAATCCTTtcagacagtgggcctgatttagattttgatggtgTTACTGCCAAGCTGCGTCAATGGAGGACCCGAGAAGACTGTCAAGTCGATGGTGTTTCactcgccatatttagatgttactgcTCTGCAAGCAGAGTGACTGGCAATGGATTGCTGTTGGAGGGAGATGCCGGTGCGACCCAATTGACTTTGTAGGGCTATGGATTAGAGGTaagtctacacactacactacataCACACCGTCATCCATTACAATCCCAAAATAACACAGCCCGCACATGctcaaaacacacattgacatgcatccatgacacatgcacacaccattgatactgcacccacacacaatcacaacaatcaacacaactacacactaacCTACACAAAAACACTCATACAGaagtacaactacacacatcatgacaacgtccaccacacaacaacactcacttgaATGAGTCACACGGTAACAAAGTATACACAACAACATAGATCTCAcatcaagtggcacacatacaggcacaaccaAATCACCTACTCCCGCTCCTTCCACCTcagccagccaatccacacacacatgcacactgactcacatacacaacagagagCACAAACTTACCCATACTTGTCCCCTTGCAATGCGCTCACATGGACTCCGTCACCCAGTGTGAGTGTACCATCGTCGTAGTGCCagaattcatttggcaatgaatgatgaTACCACTATGACAGTTGTGTATttgtgctgtaggaagctggctttgtgtgTGGtgaccttataacaggtccagatatcccctattagtgaagtgtaggcagtgtctagaaagccagggctctctagaggtagctctggatgaacagccaagacttatctagaagacattaaaagcttatgcaataccattcactatagtcacacagctaCTTATcacaaatgaaagaaccacacagtgttacaaaaataaaggtactttattatagtaagacaacactagaatacttataggcagttcccccGACTGGAGGTAactacacactaattatatacacaatagcaatcagtaaatagcatagaaacaacCATCATTGGCAATACTTAGTAAAAATAGCATGGGCCCCAAGGGcgaggcaaaccatatactaagaaagtggaatgtgagttACAGTCCACCACCCAAGGAtttggagttgttagaggggagctggataaACTTGGAACACCAAGAGTTGAGTTCCAGAGtcaccccctagcgaccaggagagcaaAGGTAGGTACTTGggtttcccaaggactaacaggaggacttggaaAAAGGATTGTACAAGAACAGGAGCAGACAAGAAGAACCCCCCCTGGATTCATATTGGACCTAGCACACCTCGCTCTCACAAGAAACGACTTCAAATTTGAAGAGAGTTTCGTTTTTGCAGAcacaaggtacatctatgggcagcacattCGCCCCTAGTTTAGCATGTCTATACGTCGACCACTTCGAAAGACTTCTGGTCTTACATGATGACAACCCTTACCGAgaccagattaaactctggaagcgatacattgaTGACGTACTGCTGATATGGACTGGTAATAAGGAAGAGGCCCttgcgttcgctgtctggctcaacGGAGCTAATCCCTTCCTTACTTTCACCATGAACATAGGTGATAATAAACTACCTTTTCTTgacctactcatctatgaacacGACGGCGGTTTGGCCACAGAAGTGTACTACAAACCGACGGATTGCAACAACTTGTTACAgtaccagagcttccacccacgaacTCTGAGAGATAACCTCCCAGTCGGGCAGTTCCTACGATTGAGACGGAACTGCTCATCCATGGTtgattaccgcaaacatgcagacaaattaacCACCAAGTTACACACAAAGGACTATCCCCCACACCTGGTCAGTAGGGCTCGAAAAAGAGCGCGCAATAACAATAGGGACCAGTTGCTGCAGCCCCGAGCACTGAAACCAGACTTGGAGAAGATTGTGTGTGTCACCACGTTTAATCCTCTATCCAACGCAATCCAGAAGATTATAAAAGACAATTGGAAGATCCTTACATCAGGCGGCTTACCCTCTGAACCGCCATTGCATgcgtataagagagcaagtaaTATACGCGACATGGAGGTCCAGACAAGACCCAAAGAGAAGCTTCGTCCTACACAGGCTACGCTCTGGCAGATTGCACCCCCTGCAGGCCACTATCCGTGTGGCAACTGCAGCGTATGCCGCTTTACCCGCagatccaccaccatcaaccttgacctcaaaaccccatgggtTCAAAAATCACTTACGAATTGTAACAGTAAGAACGTAGTCTATCTAATCAAATGCCCCTGCCTGctcaaatatgtgggtatgaccactagaaaggtcagcaccagaatctgtgagcacagaagcACGATTCGGTGCAAACGCGATGCAACAAAACTTACTAGCCACTTCCTGTTAAAAAATCACTCCCTGGATGACATGTCgtggacggtcctggaacaattCCCTCCTACAAcccccaacatgtcagaaaaactgttcagggctgaacaacgctggatatggaggctacacaccGACACGGCCGGTCTAAatgatgagataccctggttctctCTCCAATCTTGAACCCGCTAATACGGCCTTCGCCTCTCCTCGCACCCTCCCTCTGTACATGCCTTCTCTACTTCccccttctcctccctcctcctctctagtactgctgtttttatttctccctcttCTCGGTTGGGCATCTCTTGCCCCCGCTTTTTTCttcccttcccccctttttcttaATTCTTCCGCCCTTACGTCCCCTCTCCCCCCTCATCCCtcccatttcttctctctcccacCCCATCTAAtttcccctctccttttttccccctcttgtttctccatttttttattttcttttgttttctctctttttctttctttccacgcttttctcttttgttcctttCTCTGCCCCATGCTTTGGGTCCCTCTTTTTGCACCCCCCACCCCTTTAGGTTCATAATagttctcttctcttctccctctctccctgcccctccttcccctcccttctTTCCCCTATTTGTCCCTTTCTCATCCCCTccttcttccccttccctttccccccccTTCCGTCCTCTTCCAccatcctcccttccttccttttcccccccttcccctcccccttcttcttcccccttcctccccccccttttctcttttttctctctcttttttccccacAGCCTCCTCTTttgctttctttgttttttcaccCCTTCCCTATCACATACATAAGGCAGCCGGGGACCTTTCTTTTTGATCCCCGCGCTCACCCTCCATTCCCgccgggaaactacatttcccggcGGCCCGTGCAGGGATAGCGTCATTCTTCAGCGCTATCCCCGCACGCAGGGTTGCTCCCGATTCTCGGCCGCCCAGTGTGGCGTCTCTACCGAGGTCGGCCAATCCACATTTTTCCGGACACCCTACAACGCAGGGGATGGCGTCATACTCAGGCGCTTCCCCCACACGTAGGGCTGCTCCTGGATCTCGGCACCACCGGGTCAGCCAATCCACACTTTCCGAACACCCGACAACACAGGAACGCCGTACGCACTTCCGCATCCAATCACGGCCCGGACtctgggccgcgacggtgattgcCATCAGCTGGACATAATTTCACTCAGCATTTACCACTATATCTCCCCGCCTAAGTCAGGCCACTTTACTCAGGCGGTcctgaggagaggtcggtataggtgcatagagagcgcccacctttgatgcagtgagtcagcccGCCAGCATTGGATATACAGATAAGATActtctttctctcccctctcttccttttcttcctggtttttctttttttccccattcCCGGCTTTCTTCCTCTTCCCCCGGTTTTTATTTCCTATTTCCCTCTATCATCTCTCCCTTCCACCtacattttcttctataattttTCTACTCCTCCTCTTCTCTCACTTTTTGTTCTTTCTActtacattttttctatttttctatctcttCTCTCTCTTGCGTCAGTTTCTGCctccctccttccccttttttctgcctctccttttttctgcctcttcttcctttaGCCTTTTTTCAGCCTCTCCTTTTAATCACCTCCTTTGTGTGTGTTTCTTGTCTCTGCCCCTCCCTGCCTTTTTTCTGGGTGAGGTCACTTCGGCCATTTCATTTTCTGgaccctgataggtgcctaccctCCCAGGGCCGAGCCCTCGCATCCATCTGAGACCCCCTTTTTCTGTCTTGCCTTGTCTACTTTTCATATGGTCTCTTCCCTTGTTTTCCTCTCcctgaaccttagagtctgactataaggggacgctccctctcctggataccagaggccattagcctctTTTGATAGGGTAAGAATTCCTTTCCCTTGCTTGTTGTCCTCCACGTATCTGCGCGCAAAACCATTATTTATGCGATTTTTTGCCTAAT
It encodes the following:
- the LOC138288258 gene encoding secreted frizzled-related protein 2-like, translated to MAPAYRAPLVLYGCVLQLFALGAAFDIQLSTKCVPVPAAMGLCQDVGYSEMRLPNLLGQTTMAEVVPSSAQWLPLLHTGCHPHARSFLCSLFAPVCLDTFIQPCRSMCVAVRASCAPVLACHGQSWPESLDCDRFPAGEGMCLASISKEDQYIYREFPKPTCQGCPALEDVVSQKLVLESFCDNNFAVKVKLAKRKAVAGEQEYELEGQVEFISQGLLLPYDTRNLVQQWLLINENCAHKMTRSNRSMVYVIVGDVQHGNVLINRVFHWHRRDSQLALAARKWRHHKC